A window from Balaenoptera musculus isolate JJ_BM4_2016_0621 chromosome 8, mBalMus1.pri.v3, whole genome shotgun sequence encodes these proteins:
- the SART1 gene encoding U4/U6.U5 tri-snRNP-associated protein 1 → MGSSKKHRGEKEAAGTTAAAGTGGAAEQPPRHREHKKHKHRSSGGGGGSSGGERRKRSRERGSERGSGRRGAEAEARSGAHGRERSQTEPSERRVKREKREDGYEAAASSKASSGDASSLSIEETNKLRAKLGLKPLEVNAVKKEAGTKEEPVTADVINPMALRQREELREKLAAAKEKRLLNQKLGKIKALGEDDPWLDDTAAWIERTRQLQKEKDLAERRAKLLEEMDQEFGVSTLVEEEFGQRRQDLYSARDLQGLTVEHAIDSFQEGETVVLTLKDKGVLQEEEDVLVNVNLLDKERAEKNVELRKKKPDYLPYAEDESVDDLAQQKPRSVLSKYDEELEGERLQSFRLEQGGVADGLRERELEEIRAKLRLQAQSLSTAGPRLASEYLTPEEMVTFKKTKRRMKKIRKKEKEVVIQADDLLPLGDQTQDEDFGSRLRGRGRRRVPQADEEAQEEGEKEPVSQPLQSDDTRVENMDISDEEEGRAPWSESPEVLEEDEAELELQKQLEKGRRLRQLQQLRDSGEKVVEIVRRLESRQRGWEEEEDPERKGAIVFNATSEFCRTLGEIPTYGLAGNREEQEELMDFERDEERSANGGSESDGEENIGWSTVNLDEEKQQQDFSASSTTILDEEPIVNRGLAAALLLCQNKGLLETTVQKVARVKAPNKSLPSAVYCIEDKMAIDDKYSRREEYRGFTQDFKEKDGYKPDVKIEYVDETGRKLTPKEAFRQLSHRFHGKGSGKMKTERRMKKLDEEALLKKMSSSDTPLGTVALLQEKQKAQKTPYIVLSGSGKSMNANTITK, encoded by the exons ATGGGGTCGTCAAAGAAGCACCGTGGGGAGAAGGAGGCGGCCGGGACCACGGCAGCGGCCGGCACCGGGGGCGCCGCCGAGCAGCCGCCTCGGCACCGGGAGCACAAAAAACACAAGCACCggagcagcggcggcggcggcggcagcagcggcggcgaACGACGGAAGCGAAGCCGAGAGCGTGGGAGCGAGCGCGGGAGCGGGCGGCGCGGGGCCGAAGCTGAGGCCCGCAGCGGCGCGCACGGGCGGGAGCGCAGCCAGACAGAGCCCTCCGAGCGGCGGGTGAAGCGGGAGAAGCGGGAGGACGGCTACGAGGCCG CTGCCAGCTCCAAAGCAAGCTCAGGTGATGCCTCGTCACTCAGCATCGAGGAGACCAA TAAACTCCGGGCAAAGTTGGGGCTGAAACCCTTGGAGGTCAATGCCGTCAAGAAGG AGGCGGGCACCAAGGAGGAGCCCGTGACCGCCGATGTCATCAATCCCATGGCCTTGCGACAGCGAGAAGAGCTACGAGAGAAGCTGGCGGCTGCCAAAGAAAAGCGCCTCCTGAACCAAAAGCTGGG GAAAATAAAGGCCCTGGGGGAGGACGACCCCTGGCTGGACGACACTGCAGCCTGGATCGAGAGGACCCGGCAGCTTCAGAAGGAGAAGGACTTGGCAGAGAGGAGG GCCAAGCTGCTGGAGGAGATGGACCAAGAGTTCGGTGTCAGCACCCTGGTGGAGGAGGAGTTCGGGCAGAGGCGGCAG GACCTGTACAGTGCCCGGGACCTGCAGGGCCTCACTGTGGAGCATGCCATTGACTCCTTCCAAGAGGGGGAGACTGTCGTCCTCACCCTCAAGGACAAAG GAGtgctgcaggaggaggaggatgtgcTGGTGAACGTGAACCTGCTGGATAAGGAGCGGGCAGAGAAGAACGTGGAGCTGCGCAAGAAGAAGCCTGACTATCTGCCGTACGCAGAGGACGAGAGCGTGGATGACTTGGCACAG CAAAAACCCCGCTCTGTCCTGTCCAAGTACGATGAGGAGCTCGAGGGCGAGCGGCTGCAGTCCTTCCGTCTGGAGCAGGGCGGCGTGGCTGATGGCCTCCGGGAACGGGAGCTGGAAGAGATCCGGGCCAAGCTGCGGCTGCAGGCTCAGTCCCTGAGCACAGCCGGGCCCCGGCTCGCCTCCGAGTACCTCACGCCCGAGGAGATG gTGACCTTTAAAAAGACCAAGCGGAGGATGAAGAAGATCcgcaagaaggagaaggaggtggtAATACAGGCTGATGACCTGCTGCCCCTTGGGGACCAGACTCAAGATGAGGACTTCGGTTCCAG ACTGCGGGGCCGGGGTCGGCGCCGAGTGCCCCAGGCAGACGAGGAGGCccaggaagagggggagaaggagcCTGTGTCTCAGCCCTTGCAGTCAGATGACACCCGCGTGGAGAACATGGACATCAGCGATGAGG AGGAGGGCAGAGCACCATGGTCTGAGTCACCCGAGGTGCTGGAGGAGGATGAGGCGGAGCTGGAGCTGCAGAAGCAGCTGGAGAAGGGGCGCCGCCTGCGGCAGCTACAGCAGCTGCGGGACAGCGGTGAGAAG GTGGTGGAGATCGTCAGGAGGCTGGAGTCTCGCCagcggggctgggaggaggaagaggatccGGAGCGCAAGGGGGCCATCGTGTTCAATGCCACGTCCGAGTTCTGCCGCACTCTGGGGGAGATCCCCACCTACGGGCTGGCCGGCAACCGGGAGGAGCAGGAAGAGCTCATG GACTTTGAACGGGACGAGGAGCGATCGGCTAATGGCGGCTCCGAATCCGACGGGGAGGAGAACATTGGCTGGAGCACAGTCAACCTGGATgaggagaagcagcagcaagaT TTCTCCGCCTCCTCCACCACCATCCTGGACGAGGAGCCCATCGTGAATAGAGGGCTGGCAGCCGCCCTGCTCCTGTGTCAGAACAAAG GGCTGCTGGAGACAACGGTGCAGAAGGTGGCCCGGGTGAAGGCGCCCAACAAGTCCCTGCCGTCAGCCGTGTACTGCATCGAGGACAAGAT GGCCATCGATGACAAGTACAGCCGGCGGGAGGAGTACCGAGGCTTCACCCAGGACTTCAAGGAGAAGGACGGCTACAAGCCTGACGTCAAGATCGAGTACGTGGACGAGACGGGCCGGAAACTCACTCCCAAGGAG GCTTTCCGGCAGCTGTCCCACCGCTTCCACGGGAAGGGCTCGGGCAAGATGAAGACGGAGCGGCGGATGAAGAAGCTGGACGAGGAGGCG CTCCTGAAGAAGATGAGCTCCAGCGACACGCCCCTGGGCACCGTGGCGTTGCTGCAGGAGAAGCAGAAGGCCCAGAAGACACCGTACATCGTGCTCAGCGGCAGTGGCAAGAGCATGAATGC GAACACCATTACCAAGTGA
- the LOC118898995 gene encoding probable RNA-binding protein EIF1AD, with amino-acid sequence MSQATKRKHVVKEVLGEHMVPSDQQQIVRVLRTPGNNLHEVETAQGQRFLVSMPSKYRKNIWIKRGDFLIVDPIEEGEKVKAEISFVLCKDHVRSLQKEGLWPEAFSEVAEKHNNRNRQAQPELPAEPQSSVEESSSEDDSDLFVNTNRRQYHESEEESEEEETA; translated from the exons ATGTCTCAGGCCACCAAGAGGAAGCATGTGGTGAAGGAGGTGCTGGGGGAGCACATGGTGCCCTCCGACCAGCAGCAGATCGTGAGG GTACTCAGGACCCCAGGGAACAATCTGCATGAGGTGGAGACAGCCCAGGGGCAGCGCTTCCTGGTGAGCATGCCCTCCAAATACCGCAAGAACATCTGGATCAAGAG AGGGGACTTTCTCATCGTTGACCCTattgaagagggagagaaggtgaAGGCTGAGATCTCCTTTGTGCTCTGCAAAGACCACGTGCGCTCTCTGCAGAAGGAGGGGCTCTG GCCTGAGGCCTTCTCCGAAGTGGCTGAGAAACACAACAACCGGAACAG ACAGGCTCAGCCAGAACTCCCAGCTGAGCCACAGTCATCAGTAGAAGAGTCCAGCTCTGAAGATGATTCTGACCTTTTTGTTAACACCAACCGCAGACAGTATCATGAGAGTGAGGAGGAGAGTGAAGAAGAGGAGACAGCCTGA